Below is a window of Mus caroli chromosome 2, CAROLI_EIJ_v1.1, whole genome shotgun sequence DNA.
AAAGTGGActtggagagatagcttagcagttaagcaTGTATttttagaggacccaagttcagtttcccagCACCTATACTGGGGCCTCATAGCTTCCTTTaatttcagctccagaggatctgatgctttTCCCTGGTGTCTTTTGGCACCAACATACTTGTGACACAcaatctctctcacacacctacaaataaaactaaataaatctttcaggAAGCACAAATGCAATACTGAACACATTTGTTTTTCAGAATGCATTAATGAATGTTACTTTATTAAACTGAGTTGTTTTTCTATACCTGTTAAATACAATTGATATAATGAAATAATGTTTTGAAACCATGTGCCATTCAATAGGTGCCTTGATATCTGGGGTTCAGAAATAGCTTGCTTGATAAGCTTTGTTGAATTATAAATAGATGTTCATATTATAAGCATTTCTTTACTATCTTTTTGAAGGCTTCTATTACATCTTGGTTTCTCAGACTATAGATCAAGGGGTTCAACATGGGAATAATTATGCCATAAAATACAGAAGCTGCCTTTTCTTGCTCTTGAGAGTCATTGGTATGAGGGTGGAGATACATGTAGGCGAGAGTCCCATAGAAAATGGTGACTGCAGTCAGGTGGGAAGCACATGTGGAGAAGGCTTTTTTCCTTCCTGCAGCAGAAGACATCCTTAGGATGGCAGACAAGACATATGTGTAGGAAAAGATGACAATAAGCACAGTGCTCACCAGGTTGAACCCCACAAAAACTGTCAGTAGCATGATACTGAAGTCAATACTGGAGCATGATAGGGCAAGAATGGGTGGCTcatcacagaaaaagtgattaATGGCATTGGATTTGCAGAAGTTCAGTGAGAATGTAAAACTTGTGTTTACAGAAGCATTTAGGAAGCCCATGGTATATGAACCAACCAGCAGCAGAATGCACAGCCTCTGGGACATGACTATGGGATAGCGCAGTGGgttacagatggccacatagcggtccaCAGCCATAGCAGCTAAGATGAAGGAGTCTATGGTTGCAAAAGTACCATAGGCTAGTAGCTGTAACATACATCCTATGATGGAGATGGATGCTTTTGTCTCTGTGAAGTTTTTTAACATCTTGGGAGTAATAGCTGAGGTATAGCAGAGATCAACAAAGGCTAGATGTTgtaggaaaaagtacatgggcgTGTGGAGGGAAGAATCAATTTTGATGAGTACGATCATTCCAATGTTACCCATGAGTGAGACAACATagatcattaaaaatattatgaacaGAATATGCCAAGACTTGTGCTGTCCGGAAAATCCCAGAAGAATGAATTCGGTCACTTTGGTGTCATTACTTTGTTCCATggctagtaaaaaaaaatcatgtgaagAGTTGCAATACAAGAAGAGTAGAGAAGGATGAGGACATTATCCCTGAATTTATTCCATGATGTTTAGTTTCAAAATAGTATTAAGAAAATTTTTCTGTGATTCAACTTATGTTGGCTTTAAAGGATAATATGAGGAGCTAGGTACAATGACTCACATTTATATTCCCAGAACTAGGGATGTAGACATAGGAAGATTCAGGACCAACTGAGGCCATGAGACCAAAcaacaaagcaagaaaaacaaaacaaaaatgactaaGACATAGCATGTCAGCTTATGTAGTTCCAATAGAGTCTGGAGAATAGTCATCTAGTGGTATCTGTGTTCTCAGGGGCAAACAAGGATGCCATAAATACACCAACAAACAAAGATAGAGAGAATAGCTCATTTCGTCATTTATCTAATAGAGTATAAGTTATATATGTGGTCTGCGTGCATGTAATTTCACTTCTGTGAACATATGTGTGGCCAAATACTGACATGTGGTGTCTTCTTCCATGGCTATTCACCCTATTATTTGTGCCAGTTTGTCAAAGAATTTAGAGCTTGCCAGTTTACATAGACTGGGAGTAA
It encodes the following:
- the LOC110290302 gene encoding putative olfactory receptor 5AK3, encoding MEQSNDTKVTEFILLGFSGQHKSWHILFIIFLMIYVVSLMGNIGMIVLIKIDSSLHTPMYFFLQHLAFVDLCYTSAITPKMLKNFTETKASISIIGCMLQLLAYGTFATIDSFILAAMAVDRYVAICNPLRYPIVMSQRLCILLLVGSYTMGFLNASVNTSFTFSLNFCKSNAINHFFCDEPPILALSCSSIDFSIMLLTVFVGFNLVSTVLIVIFSYTYVLSAILRMSSAAGRKKAFSTCASHLTAVTIFYGTLAYMYLHPHTNDSQEQEKAASVFYGIIIPMLNPLIYSLRNQDVIEAFKKIVKKCL